Proteins from one Malaya genurostris strain Urasoe2022 chromosome 2, Malgen_1.1, whole genome shotgun sequence genomic window:
- the LOC131427537 gene encoding E3 ubiquitin-protein ligase lubel isoform X5, which produces MSGNVPLRSPTPPAMAHHPASKFKVSRTMPTWVTDSSDRVGPPPPEPPKNMDPEYEVIDIANQQYSNAPPPIPLKSPDIKRITVMKCDLCGSVTPAVRCAQCDQNLFCASCDDRYHRHPKRQTHTRTTIPTTVPQGQPASQPQKPPQPPPSPALSLRDKMNSLKRFIHPSNRPLPDPPGTKPHSSNTSLNSTGTSPFRSVSSTMEKIQNNTAATLDRMTVLQQRYRQHQETMKADSDRSRRASVASNIDVQSSGPNIRTKPPFVPTTLHHQQQQFHQQHHAQQSRWIEPPTPRIRSGSVASGINLLPGASSTVSNESNPPCNNTPFMSPTQRSDFGAAQGSGLPNPRSTSVFNLTQMQPPQQNLWGFTPLQQAQSMAHFNQMHWNQMNPWMSGQSQNGSNMSLNLPPAQTGHYPHDQQGYPSNWNNAWGGMYPYPMGMMPMMPGMAMPPPRSRALSRSRAASPALSIKSRKSTMSMRNLQRSSYINDLTDDEDSDEEFIKPRGRRDRRQRVDSNSSLDFDEPEPNTFVRASSVKHSRFNRDRRGGSAARSLIDYPISHTRDSHRSRYDRDEVVRDRFDKMSLTSPRRMTNTSLTNDSDKELNRKVSSTTKPNKESIATPRKIASDSMTNDSDVDVERRNAVKQRTPSSVSSPRRIASDSFTNDSDADSLRRKQLQKTNDHTIPSPKRLESDSVTNDSDSIRGKPKANGSRKLSDAEQKKQTKSTKSSRITPKKIPSDSQAQDTDGEQKRRFFSKKPLKKHSSTEFIANDSDTEFERRKQENLKKSSVQEPPVEKSPKISDDEEQEVHMKTVELKNQLNETQPEPNEFSTNTSSLPIVVPDSEWECEFCTYVNEGGVKICAICCKTISIAIVPSKDDTEMPRSPPPDVVQEPPFEKRTISRQLDDVQKPQKILPPSATESDSKKKDDDDEMENGDEGGTNSVYEKICEENQYENQCFPTRTECLKDSGEIKQNLDSEEVKIVNKLVKEKVSTGCGPSPPRETEGELLKLQDNRQLGTPRASIGTSPPPQDMSTQTYDTLEKVREDISASQVMAHDKPTNILTQPPPTGSIFKRSYSLVTAPQLLQVGSPRSGSRLSFSSDTQSLPPSPHEQSPQPLQAQRHDLPQAMPNHSDESISYLDRAIHQIIQTAAKTNFSASRPLEQNKYRAMNDLRHIDAIQPNHSTTKDLLTKRQMANPATMCEHSEDASRLMETLTLTGPNSLTGAELVYLLKEAEQNKFSAEELQAALSHCRDKHPIQWLRDNWSKLIETVQTLATKYGHEKRENIIGTISSIEAREALQLHKGNIWHAITECIEQRQRKYYEIASKGNFTREDIVTSLTAHHGNLELAMVELSKTQLKPFLMRIWGPPNGADNDSGNSLLHQALKEDRSGISNEIQEFISTHVESQILSNGSSNGVHTVHDSADTVNESTEITTNGKVGKYTETNGSTAVDDEGIPSNTVILRDIEKLIDQMEKNQANQNEDVLKNIQQLLTKLVDRNESRPASQVSPINGTNGFSKASTPSTEPGSSRSTPGPSSTKDTPIGSREGSVTSEQRRKLRKKYLETCFSDDYITSEDDDDITTVTDSESRTIIRSLVTPYEPSEEPLEVQARKMLDEGHVQTYQQAELAVQLIDMRYARDNAIWAATQCHTIDEAKDLLQKECELCLGTYPMNEIISMLKCTHACCLDCAKVYFTEEIMHRSITNCNCPYCKEPDLNNASVTEDDVLEYFSNLDILLKTIVEEDVHDLFQRKLRDRTLMQDPNFKWCVDCSSGFFSRPRQKRLICPDCGSITCASCRKPWEPQHEGISCEKFAAWKEANDPEFQAQGVARHLQAHGISCPNCNFKYSLSRGGCMHFTCIQCKFEFCFGCNKPFMMGAKCTVSPYCAKLGLHAHHPRNCLFYLRDKDPKDLQTLLTMHNVTYDTEPSELIKREFMQNESNVMKCPIPLQKETPAGLMDTVCNNDVPEAHAGLCRTHYVEYLVGAVSKAQIDPLPILDLTDCVQELRRRGLPLPERGPWDTDEIYREMCQKIVKEQIPLN; this is translated from the exons ACCATACCTACAACGGTTCCCCAAGGCCAACCAGCAAGCCAACCTCAAAAACCTCCACAGCCTCCGCCAAGTCCGGCGCTCTCTCTTCGCGATAAAATGAACTCTCTCAAGCGCTTCATTCATCCATCAAATAGGCCACTCCCAGATCCACCGGGGACGAAACCTCACT CGTCCAATACATCACTCAATTCCACTGGTACTAGCCCCTTCCGATCTGTTTCCAGTACGATGGAAAAAATACAGAATAACACAGCCGCCACGCTGGATCGCATGACCGTGCTACAGCAACGCTACCGGCAGCACCAAGAAACTATGAAAGCGGACAGTGACCGGAGCCGCCGCGCAAGTGTTGCATCGAACATTGATGTCCAG TCATCAGGTCCCAATATTCGTACAAAACCACCGTTTGTTCCAACAACACTCCAtcaccaacaacaacaatttCACCAGCAACATCATGCGCAACAATCACGATGGATCGAGCCTCCGACACCCAGAATAAGATCTGGCAGTGTCGCTTCGGGTATAAATTTGCTACCCGGCGCTTCTTCAACAGTGTCTAACGAAAGTAATCCTCCTTGCAATAATACTCCGTTTATGTCCCCCACACAGCGTTCAGACTTTGGAGCAGCTCAGGGTTCCGGTCTGCCGAATCCTCGTAGCACCTCTGTGTTTAATCTAACCCAAATGCAGCCACCGCAGCAAAACTTGTGGGGATTCACTCCTCTACAGCAG GCTCAATCAATGGCCCATTTCAATCAGATGCACTGGAACCAGATGAATCCTTGGATGTCGGGACAGTCGCAAAACGGTTCCAACATGAGTCTTAACCTACCACCCGCCCAAACAGGTCACTATCCACATGACCAACAAGGTTATCCGTCCAACTGGAACAATGCCTGGGGTGGAATGTACCCGTACCCAATGGGTATGATGCCAATGATGCCCG GAATGGCGATGCCTCCACCAAGATCTAGAGCCCTTTCTCGATCGCGTGCGGCCTCCCCAGCACTCAGTATCAAATCCAGAAAGTCAACAATGTCAATGCGAAATTTACAACGCAGCAGCTATATCAATGATCTAACCGACGATGAGGACTCGGACGAAGAGTTCATTAAACCTCGAGGTCGACGGGATCGCCGACAGCGTGTAGATTCTAACAGTAGTCTAGATTTTGATGAACCAGAGCCAAACACGTTCGTTCGAGCTTCAAGCGTTAAGCACTCACGCTTTAATCGGGATCGTCGCGGTGGATCTGCGGCAAGATCTCTGATTGATTATCCAATATCCCACACAAGAGACTCCCATCGTTCTCGATATGATCGCGATGAAGTAGTTCGTGATcgattcgacaaaatgtctcttaCGTCACCCAGAAGAATGACAAATACCTCATTAACGAATGATTCAGATAAAGAACTCAATCGCAAAGTATCAAGTACGACGAAACCGAACAAAGAAAGCATTGCCACGCCACGCAAAATCGCATCTGACTCTATGACAAATGATTCAGACGTAGACGTTGAAAGACGTAATGCCGTCAAACAGAGAACCCCTAGTAGTGTTTCTTCGCCCCGAAGGATTGCTTCCGATTCATTCACAAACGACTCTGATGCGGACTCTCTACGACGTAAGCAATTGCAGAAAACTAATGATCATACAATTCCTTCTCCAAAACGTTTGGAATCAGATTCTGTGACCAATGATTCAGACTCCATTCGTGGAAAACCAAAAGCTAATGGCAGCAGAAAGCTGTCGGATGCTGAACAGAAAAAACAAACGAAATCCACCAAATCTTCCCGAATAACTCCCAAAAAAATTCCATCGGATTCTCAGGCTCAAGACACTGATGGCGAACAAAAACGACGGTTCTTTAGCAAAAAACCTCTGAAGAAACATTCAAGCACAGAGTTCATAGCTAACGATTCGGACACCGAATTCGAACGCCGAAAGCaggaaaaccttaaaaaatcaaGTGTGCAGGAGCCACCGGTAGAAAAATCTCCTAAAATATCTGACGATGAAGAGCAAGAGGTACACATGAAAACTGTAGAACTAAAGAACCAACTGAACGAAACCCAACCTGAGCCGAACGAATTTTCAACTAACACTTCATCCCTACCGATCGTTGTGCCTGATTCTGAATGGGAATGCGAATTCTGCACCTACGTGAACGAAGGAGGAGTGAAGATCTGTGCGATTTGCTGTAAAaccatttccattgcaattgtaCCGTCGAAAGATGATACGGAAATGCCTCGGTCTCCACCACCAGATGTCGTGCAAGAGCCTCCATTCGAGAAGCGAACCATTTCTAGGCAGCTCGATGATGTACAGAAACCACAGAAGATATTGCCTCCGTCTGCCACTGAGAGCGATTCGAAAAAGAAAG ACGATGATGATGAAATGGAAAATGGTGATGAAGGTGGTACAAATAGTGTTTATGAGAAAATTTGTGAGGAAAACCAGTACGAAAATCAATGTTTTCCAACGAGAACTGAATGTCTAAAAGATAGTGGTGAGATTAAACAAAACTTAGACAGTGAAGAAGTTAAGATAGTGAACAAAttagtgaaagaaaaagtatccACTGGCTGTGGTCCGTCTCCACCACGGGAAACTGAGGGTGAATTACTTAAGCTTCAAGACAATAGACAGCTGGGTACCCCCCGAGCTTCGATAGGTACGTCACCGCCACCTCAGGATATGTCCACACAG ACTTACGATACGCTCGAGAAAGTTCGCGAAGATATTTCAGCAAGTCAAGTCATGGCACATGACAAACCAACCAACATCCTGACCCAACCACCACCAACCGGTAGCATCTTCAAACGATCATATTCACTCGTCACTGCACCACAATTGCTACAAGTGGGCAGTCCTCGTTCCGGCAGCCGACTAAGCTTCTCGAGTGATACACAG AGCTTACCACCGTCTCCACACGAACAGAGTCCACAGCCTCTGCAGGCGCAACGTCATGACCTACCTCAAGCCATGCCAAATCATTCAGACGAAAGCATATCCTATCTGGATCGCGCAATTCATCAAATCATTCAAACGGCAGCCAAGACAAATTTCAGTGCATCTCGTCCACTTGAACAGAACAAATACCGAGCGATGAACGACCTGAGACACATCGATGCCATACAACCGAATCATTCTACCACGAAAGACCTGTTGACGAAACGGCAAATG GCGAATCCAGCCACCATGTGTGAACACTCTGAAGATGCATCTCGGTTGATGGAAACACTGACGCTAACAGGACCAAACAGTTTAACGGGTGCAGAATTAGTGTACCTTCTGAAG GAAGCAGAGCAGAACAAATTCTCTGCTGAGGAGCTGCAGGCAGCTCTCAGCCATTGTAGAGACAAACACCCAATTCAGTGGCTCCGCGATAACTGGTCGAAGCTTATCGAGACAGTTCAAACACTTGCCACTAAGTATGGTCATGAAAAACGAGAAAATATCATCGGAACAATCTCTTCCATAGAAGCGCGTGAAGCACTTCAATTGCACAAGGGAAACATTTGGCATGCCATCACGGAATGCATTGAACAGCGACAAAGAAAGTACTACGAAATCGCCTCGAAGGGAAATTTCACCAGGGAAGACATTGTTACCAGTCTTACAGCGCATCATGGAAATTTGGAGTTGGCAATGGTGGAGCTCAGCAAAACTCAACTAAAGCCATTTCTAATGCGCATTTGGGGTCCTCCGAATGGAGCCGATAACGATTCTGGTAACTCACTTCTGCACCAGGCGCTGAAAGAGGATCGGAGTGGAATTA gtaatgaaattcaagaatttatcAGTACACATGTCGAGAGTCAAATACTCTCGAATGGATCTTCTAACGGAGTGCACACCGTACATGACTCTGCGGACACTGTCAATGAGTCCACAGAAATTACAACCAATGGGAAAGTAGGCAAATATACGGAAACTAACGGTAGTACTGCAGTAGATGATGAAGGCATTCCATCGAATACGGTAATTTTGAGGGACATTGAAAAACTAATCGACCAAATGGAAAAGAATCAAGCAAATCAAAATGAAGATGTGTTGAAGAACATACAGCAGCTACTAACCAAACTGGTTGATCGCAATGAATCTCGTCCAGCTTCGCAAGTTTCG CCGATAAATGGGACAAATGGCTTCAGCAAAGCGTCCACCCCGTCCACGGAACCAGGATCATCTCGTTCAACTCCTGGGCCAAGTTCGACGAAAGACACCCCAATCGGATCGCGCGAAGGATCAGTCACATCAGAGCAGAGACGAAAGCTCCGTAAAAAATACTTGGAGACCTGTTTCAGTGATGACTACATCACGTCGGAAGACGACGACGATATCACGACTGTCACTGACAGCGAAAGTAGGACTATCATCCGTTCCTTGGTAACACCGTATGAACCCAGCGAAGAACCATTGGAA GTGCAAGCTCGCAAAATGTTAGACGAAGGACACGTTCAGACTTACCAACAAGCCGAGCTGGCGGTCCAACTGATCGACATGAGATATGCTCGCGACAATGCTATTTGGGCAGCAACCCAATGTCACACAATTGACGAGGCTAAGGATCTCCTCCAGAAAGAGTGCGAACTGTGCCTTGGTACCTATCCTATGAATGAAATAATTTCCATGTTAAAGTGCACCCATGCGTGCTGTCTGGATTGTGCCAAAGTCTATTTCACTGAAGAAATCATGCACCGCTCAATCACCAACTGTAATTGCCCGTACTGTAAGGAACCAGACCTTAACAACGCTAGCGTTACAGAAGACGACGTGCTGGAATATTTTTCTAACCTAGATATTTTACTCAAAACCATCGTAGAGGAGGATGTGCATGATCTTTTTCAGCGGAAACTTCGTGATCGCACACTGATGCAAGATCCCAACTTCAAATGGTGCGTAGACTGTTCATCTGGGTTCTTCTCCCGCCCACGTCAAAAGCGTCTCATATGTCCAGACTGTGGTTCCATCACCTGTGCCTCGTGTCGTAAACCG TGGGAACCACAGCATGAAGGTATCTCATGCGAAAAATTTGCTGCCTGGAAGGAGGCCAACGATCCGGAATTTCAAGCTCAAGGTGTTGCTCGTCACCTACAAGCCCATGGTATTAGCTGCCCCAATTGCAACTTCAAGTATTCTCTATCCCGCGGCGGATGCATGCATTTCACCTGTATACAATGCAAATTCGAGTTTTGCTTTGGATGCAACAAGCCCTTCATGATGGGAGCGAAGTGTACCGTCTCTCCGTACTGTGCGAAACTGGGACTCCATGCCCATCATCCCAGAAACTGTCTGTTCTACTTGAGAGATAAAGATCCGAAAGACTTACAAACGTTACTAACG ATGCATAACGTGACGTACGATACCGAGCCTTCCGAGCTGATCAAACGCGAGTTCATGCAAAACGAATCGAATGTCATGAAGTGTCCAATCCCATTACAAAAAGAAACGCCTGCCGGACTGATGGATACCGTTTGCAACAATGACGTACCGGAAGCACACGCGGGTTTATGCAG